In the Nymphalis io chromosome 2, ilAglIoxx1.1, whole genome shotgun sequence genome, one interval contains:
- the LOC126773285 gene encoding small G protein signaling modulator 3 homolog: MDLAKSLFSSRDHVGYVGREEHERKISAALADDDPEDIIDAIRGMNVADELLPAPGGPFSALTPSMVPQDIMAKLAQPESEGHGGGLPDYRFDEFGFCVDEEDGPEQSSNKLLANVFVEDDQHRLQWEFYSKEINFSEGENKLEKTDQLQKMVKDGVPHSLRPQVWMHLCGANKKRALTEITYHEIVRASSDDGLVTSKQIEKDLVQILPNNVCFSHPTSTGVPRLRRILRALAWLYPDIGYCQGTGMIAASLLLLMEEEEAFWIMCTTVEDLLPASYYSSTLIGIQADQKVLRSLISTYLPGIDQVLNAHDIELSLITMHWFLTLYANVVHMKILLRVWDLFFLDGSIVLFKATLAMLKIKENRFTEISNSAQIFNALSDIPGEIDDVDLLIKTIDEVCGETLSPALIETHRRRHLAYLMADQGALVGNPNAVPNLPKQQLQRRQIKRSKSVIQTILFGDDTNNDDAVSKNVKQTEILVDLREAILQVARHFLALEPQLASEVQLTADYSMQSHAADRERYVNVSRSKRRRAKALLDFERRDGDELGFRKNDVIEVISSRDEHCWIGELNGLRGWFPARFVKLLDEKGVKYSRAGDDSVTEKAAHLVRGVLAPAFKRVLLHGIKKPSFLDGPCHPWLFIEEASSREVEKDFNSVYSRLVLCKTYRLDEDGKVLTPEELLYRCVQAINLSHDNAHAQMDVKLRTLICMGLNEEALHLWLEVLCSCVDVVQKWYHPWSFINSPGWVQIKCELRILSQFGFNLNPDWELPLKKDTQNQPLKEGVRDMLVKHHLFSWDL; this comes from the coding sequence atggATTTAGCGAAGTCTCTATTTAGTTCACGCGATCACGTAGGGTATGTGGGGCGTGAAGAACATGAACGCAAAATCAGTGCAGCTCTAGCAGACGACGATCCAGAAGACATAATCGATGCTATCCGTGGGATGAATGTTGCTGATGAATTATTACCAGCTCCTGGTGGACCTTTTTCTGCTTTAACACCTAGCATGGTACCTCAAGATATTATGGCAAAATTAGCACAACCAGAATCAGAAGGTCATGGAGGTGGGCTTCCTGATTATAGATTCGATGAATTTGGATTCTGTGTTGATGAAGAAGACGGCCCCGAACAAAGTTCCAACAAATTACTTGCAAATGTTTTTGTGGAAGATGACCAACATCGTCTTCAATGGGAATTTTACAGTAAAGAAATAAACTTCTCAGAAGGTGAAAACAAATTAGAAAAGACAGATCAATTGCAAAAAATGGTTAAAGATGGTGTCCCTCACTCTCTACGACCACAAGTTTGGATGCACCTGTGTGGTGCTAATAAAAAGCGAGCTTTGACAGAGATAACTTATCATGAAATAGTAAGAGCATCAAGTGATGATGGATTAGTCACTAGTAAACAAATTGAGAAAGACTTAGTCCAAATTTTAcctaataatgtttgtttttcacATCCAACAAGCACTGGTGTGCCAAGACTTCGCCGTATCCTCAGAGCTTTAGCTTGGTTATACCCTGATATTGGTTATTGTCAGGGAACTGGAATGATTGCTGCTTCTCTTTTATTACTAATGGAAGAAGAGGAGGCGTTTTGGATAATGTGCACTACAGTAGAGGATCTCTTGCCAGCTTCCTATTATTCATCAACATTAATAGGTATACAAGCAGATCAAAAAGTTCTAAGAAGCCTAATATCTACTTACTTACCTGGTATTGATCAAGTCCTTAATGCCCATGACATTGAACTCTCTCTTATAACTATGCACTGGTTCCTTACATTGTATGCCAATGTCGTTCACATGAAGATTTTACTCAGGGTATGGGATTTGTTCTTCCTAGATGGTTCAATTGTTCTATTCAAAGCAACATTAGCTATGTTAAAGATCAAAGAAAACAGATTTACTGAAATATCAAATTCTGCTCAGATTTTTAACGCTTTATCGGATATTCCTGGAGAAATTGATGATGTAGATCTCTTAATCAAAACGATTGATGAAGTCTGTGGTGAAACTTTAAGCCCTGCTTTAATTGAAACTCATCGGCGAAGACATTTAGCTTATCTAATGGCTGACCAAGGTGCATTGGTTGGAAACCCAAATGCAGTACCAAATCTACCTAAGCAGCAACTTCAACGTCGTCAAATTAAAAGAAGCAAATCAGTTATTCAAACTATTCTTTTTGGAGATGACACTAATAATGATGATGCTGTTtcaaaaaatgttaaacaaacCGAAATTCTCGTTGATTTAAGAGAAGCAATTTTACAAGTTGCTCGACATTTTCTTGCCCTTGAACCACAATTGGCATCAGAAGTTCAACTTACTGCTGACTACAGTATGCAGAGTCATGCAGCTGACAGAGAAAGATATGTCAATGTATCTAGAAGTAAAAGAAGACGTGCTAAGGCTTTGTTAGATTTTGAAAGGAGAGATGGAGATGAATTAGGGTTTAGGAAGAATGATGTCATAGAAGTTATCAGCTCAAGAGATGAGCATTGTTGGATTGGAGAATTAAATGGCTTAAGAGGCTGGTTCCCTGCAAGATTTGTCAAATTATTAGATGAAAAGGGTGTTAAATATAGTAGAGCTGGAGATGATTCTGTGACAGAGAAAGCAGCTCATCTAGTAAGAGGAGTTTTGGCTCCAGCATTTAAAAGAGTATTATTGCATGGCATTAAGAAACCAAGCTTCTTAGATGGACCTTGTCATCCATGGTTATTTATTGAGGAAGCTTCATCTAGAGAAGTAGAAAAAGATTTCAATTCTGTATATAGTCGTTTAGTTTTATGCAAAACATATCGTTTGGATGAAGATGGTAAGGTTCTCACACCAGAAGAGTTGTTATACAGATGTGTACAAGCTATAAATCTTTCCCATGACAATGCCCATGCACAAATGGATGTTAAATTACGCACATTAATTTGCATGGGGTTAAATGAAGAAGCTTTACATTTATGGCTAGAGGTTCTATGTTCTTGTGTCGACGTTGTCCAGAAGTGGTACCATCCTTGGTCGTTTATCAATTCTCCAGGATGGGTTCAAATTAAATGTGAATTAAGAATTCTATCCCAATTTGGGTTTAATTTAAATCCTGATTGGGAGCTACCACTAAAGAAAGATACACAAAATCAACCGTTAAAAGAAGGTGTGAGAGACATGCTGGTAAaacatcatttattttcatGGGACCTGTAA
- the LOC126773601 gene encoding 60S acidic ribosomal protein P1, giving the protein MASKAELACVYSALILVDDDVAVTGEKISTILKAANVDVEPYWPGLFAKALEGVNVRDLITNIGSGVGAAPAGGVPAAAAAAAPAAEAAKEEKKEEEPEESDDDMGFGLFD; this is encoded by the exons atggcaTCAAAGGCTGAATTAGCTTGTGTTTACTCCGCTCTCATCCTTGTTGATGATGATGTCGCAGTTACT GGCGAAAAAATTTCCACCATCTTGAAGGCGGCCAACGTTGATGTGGAGCCTTACTGGCCTGGTTTGTTCGCTAAGGCTCTCGAAGGCGTCAATGTACGTGATCTGATCACAAACATCGGCTCTGGTGTTGGAGCGGCGCCCGCTGGTGGAGTACCCGCCGCAGCTGCCGCGGCAGCACCAGCTGCTGAAGCCGCTAAAGAAGAAAAGAAGGAAGAAGAGCCTGAAGAAT